A single genomic interval of Amycolatopsis albispora harbors:
- a CDS encoding M14 family zinc carboxypeptidase, whose protein sequence is MDEVARITASMEQATGFPTVDRMHRFTAEIAEKHPATVSVSMLGSSKLGDPIHHVRVGDGARQVVVIGSPHPNEPIGLLTIRQLIRVLAQDTELRDALDATWHFVPCADPDGTRLNEGWFDGPLTRDHVARNFYRPPSDEQVEWTFPVHWRGRRIGAPIPETRALMRLIDATRPQLIASLHNADFGGGFFYVAGRGDAGYYAALTALLDEAGIPLESGEPDAPGARALAPAVFEMPSFGAIAEAMGGPLLTGGSTMDYSARYGSSVLISELPLWIDHGPARLDATHGQDLEFFTELLRPLRLSGRSPFERAITDALRWFRFSGGQVWPSVIRLRCAGMLLRLFADEPASPEIEAARATLTPVFERWCAEVAERAPGTLVPPHRLAGVQAGAIVTAVTRLRDGLPV, encoded by the coding sequence GTGGACGAGGTCGCCAGGATCACCGCGTCGATGGAACAGGCCACCGGCTTCCCGACGGTCGACCGGATGCACCGGTTCACCGCCGAAATCGCGGAGAAGCACCCCGCCACGGTCTCGGTGTCGATGCTGGGCAGCTCGAAACTGGGCGACCCGATCCACCACGTCCGGGTCGGCGACGGCGCGCGGCAGGTGGTGGTGATCGGCAGCCCGCACCCCAACGAGCCGATCGGCCTGCTCACCATCCGGCAGCTGATCCGCGTGCTCGCCCAGGACACCGAACTCCGCGACGCACTCGACGCTACCTGGCACTTCGTGCCGTGTGCCGATCCCGACGGCACGCGGTTGAACGAGGGCTGGTTCGACGGCCCGCTCACCCGCGACCACGTGGCCCGCAACTTCTACCGGCCGCCGAGCGACGAGCAGGTCGAGTGGACCTTCCCGGTGCACTGGCGCGGGCGTCGCATCGGCGCGCCGATCCCGGAGACCCGCGCGCTGATGCGGTTGATCGACGCCACCCGCCCGCAGCTGATCGCCTCGCTGCACAACGCCGACTTCGGCGGCGGCTTCTTCTACGTCGCCGGTCGTGGCGACGCCGGCTACTACGCCGCGCTCACCGCGTTGCTGGACGAGGCCGGGATTCCACTGGAGAGCGGGGAACCGGACGCGCCGGGGGCCCGCGCGCTCGCGCCGGCCGTGTTCGAGATGCCGTCGTTCGGCGCGATCGCCGAGGCGATGGGCGGGCCGCTGCTCACCGGCGGCAGCACCATGGACTACTCCGCGCGCTACGGCAGTTCGGTGCTGATCAGCGAACTCCCGCTGTGGATCGACCACGGCCCGGCCCGGCTGGACGCCACCCACGGCCAGGACCTGGAGTTCTTCACCGAGCTGCTGCGGCCGCTGCGGTTGAGCGGGCGCAGCCCGTTCGAACGCGCGATCACCGACGCGCTGCGCTGGTTCCGGTTCTCCGGCGGGCAGGTGTGGCCGAGCGTGATCCGCCTGCGGTGCGCCGGGATGCTGCTGCGGTTGTTCGCCGACGAACCGGCGTCACCGGAGATCGAAGCCGCGCGCGCGACGCTGACGCCGGTCTTCGAGCGCTGGTGCGCCGAAGTCGCCGAGCGTGCGCCGGGCACGCTCGTGCCGCCGCACCGGCTGGCCGGGGTGCAGGCGGGCGCGATCGTCACCGCGGTGACCCGGCTGCGGGACGGCCTGCCCGTGTGA